Proteins encoded within one genomic window of Oncorhynchus tshawytscha isolate Ot180627B linkage group LG02, Otsh_v2.0, whole genome shotgun sequence:
- the LOC112217481 gene encoding proliferation-associated protein 2G4, whose product MSDNEEQEQTIAEDLVVTKYKMGGDIANQALRMVIEAAKSGVSVLSLCEKGDAHIMAETGKVFRKEKDLKKGIAFPTSVSVNNCVCHFSPLKSDPDYTLKDGDLVKIDLGVHVDGFISNVAHSFVVGATKEAPVTGKKADVIKAAHLCAEAALRLVKPGNQNSKVTEAWNKIAQSFKCTAIEGMLSHQLKQHVIDGEKTIIQNPTDQQRKDHEKAEFEVHEVYAVDVLISTGEGKARDGGQRTTIYKRDPSKQYGLKMKTSRMFFSDVERRFDAMPFTLRAFEDEAKARLGVVECAKHELLQPFSVLNEKEGEFVAQFKFTVLLMANGPHKITSGPFEPELYKSEHEVQDAELRTLLQSTASRKTQKKKKKKASKTVETTTGQPTEESNKAAE is encoded by the exons ATGTCTGACAAtgaagaacaagaacagactaTCGCTGAGGACTTGGTTGTCACCAAGTACAAAATGGGAGGTGACATCGCCAACC aGGCCCTGCGCATGGTGATTGAGGCGGCCAAGTCAGGGGTGTCTGTGCTCAGTCTCTGTGAAAAGGGAGACGCTCACATCATGGCAGAAACTGGCAAGGTCTTCAGGAAGGAGAAAGACTTGAAGAAAG gAATTGCCTTCCCCACCAGCGTCTCAGTCAATAACTGTGTTTGCCACTTCTCTCCCCTGAAGAGTGACCCTGACTACACACTTAAAGATGGAGATCTGGTCAAAAT TGATCTTGGAGTCCATGTTGATGGCTTCATCTCAAATGTGGCTCATAGCTTTGTTGTGGGAGCTACCAAG GAGGCGCCAGTGACCGGGAAGAAAGCTGACGTGATAAAGGCAGCTCATCTGTGTGCGGAGGCAGCCCTACGCCTTGTCAAGCCTGGCAACCAGAACTCAAAGGTGACAGAGGCTTGGAACAAGATCGCTCAGTCATTCAAATGCACAGCCATCGAGG GTATGTTATCTCATCAGCTGAAGCAACACGTCATCGATGGAGAGAAAACCATCATTCAGAACCCCACAGACCAGCAAAG GAAGGACCATGAGAAGGCAGAGTTTGAGGTGCATGAGGTCTACGCTGTTGATGTGCTGATCAGCACTGGTGAAGGGAAg GCCAGGGATGGAGGCCAGAGGACCACCATTTATAAGAGGGACCCCAGTAAGCAGTATGGGCTGAAGATGAAGACCTCCCGCATGTTCTTCAGCGATGTGGAGCGACGCTTCGACGCCATGCCCTTCACTCTCAG ggCATTTGAGGATGAGGCCAAAGCCCGCCTGGGCGTGGTGGAGTGTGCCAAACACGAGTTGCTACAGCCTTTCAGTGTGCTCAATGAGAAGGAGG GAGAGTTTGTGGCCCAGTTTAAGTTCACAGTGCTGCTAATGGCCAACGGCCCCCATAAAATCACCAGCGGACCATTTGAGCCAGAGCTCTACAAGTCAGAGCACGAGGTGCAGGATGCAGAACTGAGG acTCTGCTACAGAGCACAGCCAGTCGCAaaacacagaagaagaagaaaaagaag GCCTCCAAGACTGTGGAAACCACTACTGGACAGCCAACCGAGGAGAGCAACAAGGCTGCAGAGTAG